The following nucleotide sequence is from Fibrobacter sp. UBA4297.
ACCGCGTCCCGATGCCGCACTGGAAAAACGTTCTCATTCAGCTTTTGAACATTGCAGGCATTGGCCCTGTGATTGGCGTGATTCTTGGCATCAAGTTTGGCGCTATCGTGTTCATCTTGCTCCCGCTCGGAAACGTGCTCGGCGGTGCGGTGCACGACTACTTCAGCGGCATGATTAGCATGCGCAACAACGGTTACAACGTTCCGGCTCTCTCCCGCAAGTTCTTGGGCAAGGGACCGGCAAAACTTGTAATGACACTCATTTCCGTGGCGCTCATTCTCGTTGGCGCCGTGTTTACCACGACTCCGGCCGCTCTCGTGAACACCCCGATTCTCGTCGGCAGCCACGTCTCGCCGACACTTTTCTGGGTCGCCGTCGCAGTGATTTTCGCATACTACTTCATCAGCACATTCTTCCCGATTGACAAGATTATCGGCCGCATCTACCCGGTTTTCGGTGCACTCCTGATTCTCGCCTCCCTTGCTATTTTCGTGGGCATTGTCCCGAACTTGAACGTACTCGATGAATTCTGCTTTAGCGACATCTTGAGCAACTTCCACAAGCATCCGGCAGGTCAGCCGATTATCCCGATGCTCTTCGTGACGATTGCCTGCGGTATCATTAGCGGCTTCCACAGCACTCAGAGCCCGCTCGTTGCACGTACTGAAGTCACGGAAAAGACCGGCCGCCAGACATTCTACGGCATGATGATTATCGAAGGTTTGATTGGTATGATTTGGGCTGCAGGTGGCATGTTCATTTATCACCAGATGCCGGAACTCTTGACTGGCGCTTCGGGCGTGAAGGTCTTGAGCGTTCTCGTTTCGACCGTGATTCCCTGGGCTCCAATTTCGATTCTCGTGGTCGTAGGCGTGATTATCCTTGCTATCACAAGTGGCGACACCAGCCTCAGAAGCCTCCGCCTTACCGTTGCAGAACTCACCGGGCTTGAACAGACTTCTGTCAAGAACCGCCTCCTCCTTACAGTTCCGATGTTCGCCCTTTGCGCTGTGATTATCTTCTGGAGCAACATGAACCCCGAAGGTTTCAACATCTTGTGGAACTACTTCAGCTGGAGCAACCAGCTCATGGCCGTTTGCAGCCTCTGCGTGGCAACCGTCTACCTCCGCAGCAAAAAGAAGAACTTCTGGATTGCGCTTATCCCGTGCATGTTCATGACGTTCATTACAGCCGATTACATTCTCTGGGTGAGCCCGGAAAACCTCAAGGGCGCTCCGCTCGGATTTGGTCTCGACTACAAGACGGCCCTCGTGATTGCACTCCATGATGCCGCTATCCTCGGATTCTTCCTCTGCGTCCGTGGCAAGGAGCTTACCAAGATGCCTGGTTTCGATGCCGATGTTTGGAGACCGGAACTGGACAAAGGTAAAATTCCGAAGGCTCAATAAACAAGCGTAACCAG
It contains:
- a CDS encoding carbon starvation CstA family protein; this translates as MITFLIGVAILILGYFTYGKFVERVFGPDDRKTPALANPDGVDRVPMPHWKNVLIQLLNIAGIGPVIGVILGIKFGAIVFILLPLGNVLGGAVHDYFSGMISMRNNGYNVPALSRKFLGKGPAKLVMTLISVALILVGAVFTTTPAALVNTPILVGSHVSPTLFWVAVAVIFAYYFISTFFPIDKIIGRIYPVFGALLILASLAIFVGIVPNLNVLDEFCFSDILSNFHKHPAGQPIIPMLFVTIACGIISGFHSTQSPLVARTEVTEKTGRQTFYGMMIIEGLIGMIWAAGGMFIYHQMPELLTGASGVKVLSVLVSTVIPWAPISILVVVGVIILAITSGDTSLRSLRLTVAELTGLEQTSVKNRLLLTVPMFALCAVIIFWSNMNPEGFNILWNYFSWSNQLMAVCSLCVATVYLRSKKKNFWIALIPCMFMTFITADYILWVSPENLKGAPLGFGLDYKTALVIALHDAAILGFFLCVRGKELTKMPGFDADVWRPELDKGKIPKAQ